The Haloprofundus salinisoli region ACTACACGTCCGGACGGCGACTCTGATAGTTCATACCGACGTTACCCCCATAGTATTGAACTCCATACCGAACGGCCGAAAACGCCGAACCACCGGTTAAACGGGATTTGGAGGCCACTAAACTGGCATCAGGTGCAGAACCGGGTCCAGTGTCACTCTCGACCGGCGGTGAAGAACGGGTCGAGTTACGCCCGGTCTTCGATGGCGGAACGAATCTGTTCGAAGATCGCGTCGGGGTCGTCGCTCGTCACGGTGAACTGGGTGGTTCGCTCGTCCGTATCGGCGAGTTCGCTCAGCAGGCCGGCGCGACGGTCGACCTCCGCGTAGACGGTGAGGCCGTCGTCGCCGGGCAGGCAGACGAGTTCGACTTCGTCGAGCGAGTCGGCGAACGCTCCCTTCGACGGTCTGAACTCGAACTCCTGGACGAATCGCCGTCCCGTCGCGTACCGTCCGTAGGGGTCCGCCTCGCAGTCGGCGGCGCGAAGCGTGAACCCGAGTCGCTCCATCGCGTCGAAGACCGCGGCCATCTGCGGCGTCGGTAGCACTTCGAGGATGTCTCTGTCTCCGGGGTCGACCGCCCAATCGATGTCGAGCTCCGTCTCGATCCACACCTCGACGCCGCCGACGGTGACCGGCGTCTCGTAGGGGATATCGAGCGTCACCGGCCGAACCTCGTCCTGGTTCGGGGTGATGGTCAGATCCTCCGCGAGCGTCAGTCGGTCGATGGTCGTCGTCTCGTGTCCTTCCTCGGCTCGATAGCGGGTTTTCACCGCGAACACCATCCGACCGATCCGTTGTTCGCTCGCGCCGCCGTGGATGTGCACCTCCGCGTTCACCGAGTCGCCGGGCACCACCTCTGCGGAGGGGAGAACAGTATCGACGGTAGCGGAGCCGATTCCGATTCTCGCAAGAACGGTCCTCATACTGTGTAGGCGAACTCTCAGGGTGCGGTATGAACGTTTTCGTTGCTGAGTTCGGATACTGGTTCGTCGACGGGTTTCGTCGGTGGCAGAACCGTCGACGCGTCCGAGACAGACCGCGCACTCCGACCCGGCGGCAACGCCCGCGACTAGCTCCAGCGTTCTCCCGCGAGTGCGTGACAGTCACAGCTCGCCAGTCACAGTCTCATCCTGTCGCTGTGTCTGAGACCGTCCTCGCTGCCGCATTCGAGAACGTGCCGCTCGGAGTCGGGAAGACCTGACCCGTTGTCGCCGGCTAAGCGGTCCTCGGCGCTCGGAATTTCGGGCGAAGTTACAAGCCCTGGTACGGGCTATCTGTACTCGATGGGTCCGAACACCGCGACGGACGCCGAACGAACGCCCGCAGGTCGGCCGACGGCCGGACAGACCTGGTTCGACGTCATAGAGGACGTTATCGACACCGAAATCGACCGTCAGGAGACTATCGAGTGTCGGTTCGAGCAACTCGAGGTGGACGTCCCCCTGCGGATGGAGCCGGACGCCGAAATCGCCCGATGGCGACTCGACGGGACGGTCCGTATCCACGTCGACGGGACGCGCGGACCGCTGTCGGAGTGGCTTCGCTTCTGGTACAGTAGACTCTCGTGACGCCGCACCGACGCCGCACTGACGTGGGAGTGATATAGCCCCGCTTCGTTGTCCGAGCCGTGGACACGTTTCGCCGACCAGCGGTCGTCTTCGTCGTCGGTGCGCTGCTTTTCACTGCCGGTTGCGTCGGCGCGCCGCTGCCATCGCCGAGCGACGGTGCGCCTGCTGGTGACGTACCGGTGCCCGGCGAGGGACCGGGTCGATCCGCGACCGTCGTCGACGTCGTCGACGGCGACACGATACGAATCGCCTACCCCAACGGCACCCGCGACACCGCCCGCCTGCTCGGCGTCGACACGCCGGAGACGTACGGCGAGAGCGACCCCGCCGACTTCGAGGGCGTCTCCGACACCGCGGCGGGCCGCGCGTGTCTGGACGAACACGGCGAACGCGCCAGCGAGTACACGACGGAGACGCTGCTCGACCGCGAGGTGACGCTCCGGTTCGACGCGAACGAACCGCGTCGCGGCTACTACGACCGCCTGCTCGTCTACGTGGTGGTGGACGGAACCGACTTCAACTACGGTCTCGTCGCTGACGGCTACGCTCGCGTCTACGACAGCCGGTTCACCGCCCGCGAGCGGTACGACGACGCCGAGGCGGCCGCCCGAGCCGAGGGGAGCGGTCTGTGGGAGTGCGCGACAGACACCGGAGACT contains the following coding sequences:
- a CDS encoding sporulation protein; this translates as MRTVLARIGIGSATVDTVLPSAEVVPGDSVNAEVHIHGGASEQRIGRMVFAVKTRYRAEEGHETTTIDRLTLAEDLTITPNQDEVRPVTLDIPYETPVTVGGVEVWIETELDIDWAVDPGDRDILEVLPTPQMAAVFDAMERLGFTLRAADCEADPYGRYATGRRFVQEFEFRPSKGAFADSLDEVELVCLPGDDGLTVYAEVDRRAGLLSELADTDERTTQFTVTSDDPDAIFEQIRSAIEDRA
- a CDS encoding lamin tail domain-containing protein, with translation MDTFRRPAVVFVVGALLFTAGCVGAPLPSPSDGAPAGDVPVPGEGPGRSATVVDVVDGDTIRIAYPNGTRDTARLLGVDTPETYGESDPADFEGVSDTAAGRACLDEHGERASEYTTETLLDREVTLRFDANEPRRGYYDRLLVYVVVDGTDFNYGLVADGYARVYDSRFTARERYDDAEAAARAEGSGLWECATDTGDSPAGTADDSETARTDGGDSSLVVAEVHADAAGDDRENLADEYVVFRNDGDETLDLSGWTATDEAGKQYRFPDGFTLEPDATVTLRTGDGEDTDETLYWGANGPVWNNDGDEVVVRNDEGSVVVRRSY